AGACCGATTCGTAGGCTTTGGCCGCAGCGGCAATATACGGATGAACTTGCCTTCCAGACTGTAAATGAGCTTGAATTCGATATATTCAACTTCTAAATATCATTCATGAATCTGTTTTTTTCGGATATGCTATAATGATTGTAAAAAGGAGGGAATACCGATGTTTATCGCAGTAAACACCATTCAAGTCGAAAACCCGGAGCATATGGCCGGCATGTTTCAAAAGCTGTCTCCTCAGTTGAAGCAGTTTAACGGATTTCTCGGATTTGAAGTTTGGAAAGCGGAAAATCAGCTGAAGGCCATCTCCCGATGGCAGTCAAAGGAAGACTTTGAGCGGTACATCAACAGCGACCTGTTTAAAAGCCATCATGGAGGCTCGAGCGGACCGTCGATGCGCAATCAGGCTCAAGTGGAATATTTCGAAGGGGAATCCATCGTTTAAGCGCAAAACACCCTATCCGAGAATGAGATGGATAGGGTGTTTTTTTTGTGCGGAGCAGACGAAAAACCCCGACTAAAGTCCAGGTCCAAAAACCTTCGGGAGACCGTATTCGATTCCGCTGCCAATTTTTACAATTGATCTATCCCGAAAATTCACTTCCGCTTAAAAACAATTCAATGAGAATTCTTCGGGGACGCTTCAACATGCCATTTTCATCCGTTGGCGCCGTGAAAACGGCATGGACGTCTAGCAAATGAAATTCTCATTCTTTTTTAATACTTTCCATAGGTGACGGATCTAGTATTGTAATATACTAGTGTCTAGATGAATTTCGGCATCAAATATTGGAGGAGTTTGACCAATGGTAAAATTAACGGAGTTCTCGATGAAGAATGTGGCAGCGGTCGTGATTATCATGATCCTTCTGTTCGCAGGAGGAATCTATTCAGCCGGCACTTTAAAAGTGGAGAGCATGCCCGACATATCGTTCCCGGTTGTCCTCGTCTCCACGCAGTATCCCGCTCCTCCGAAGGATGTGCTTGAGCAGATCACCAAGCCTCTGGAAAAGCAGATTGCCACCATGGAAGGCATCAAAAACCTGACCTCCACTTCAAACGACAACTATTCGCAGATTATCATCGAATTGGATCAGGGCAACAAACCCGAGGATGTAAAAAGAGACGTGGAAAGCCTCATTTCCAACGTCCAATTGCCGGATGACGCGGAGAAGCCCAAGGTCATGACGTTCGGCTTTGCCACCGAGCCGGTTTATTATATGGCTGTGTACGGACAGAACGGCATGAACCAGGCGGAACTGGACAAAATCTACAAGGATGTCATTGAGCCGGGGTTTAATTCCATCAAGGGAATTGACCACATCGATTCCATCGGAAACAAGGAAACGAAGGTTGAAATCAAGCTGGACGCAAACGCCTTGCAAAATTACGGTCTTACCCCGACCCAGGTGATCAATGCCGTCAAAGCCAACCTGACCTCCAGTCCGGCCGGTTCGGTTGATTTCAACGGAAACACGGAAATGGTCCGGGTCACAGGCGAATTCAATTCGATTTACAATCTCGACAACATGGAGTTCACCGCTCCTTCCGGCGATACCCTTCTGTTGAATCAAATCGGCAAAGTCGAATCGATCAGCGAATCCACCTTCTTCGCCCGTTTGGACGGCAAACCGGCCATCGCCATTCATCTGTACAAAACAAAGGATGCCAACGCGGTCGAATTCGGAAATGCCGCAGACAAGTTGATCAAGGAATGGAAAACAACGCTGCCGAACATTGCCTTTCATACGGTATACAACGGCGCCACCGACATACTGGAATCGGTGAACGGGATGATTCGCGAGGGCGGATTGGGCGCGATTCTCGCTTCCTTGATGATTCTGTTTTTCCTGCGTAATTTCAGAATGACGCTGATCGTGCTGATTTCGATTCCGTTATCGATTCTTATTACGCTGCTGCTGATGGCGCCGCTGAATATCTCCATCAACATCATGACGCTGGGCGGCATGGCCATCGCCGTCGGGCGGGTCGTCGACGACAGCATCGTGGTCATCGAGAATATATACAGCCAGCTTCTGAAGGCTCAGGAACGCAACGAATCGGTCATCAAACTCGCGGTCGAGCAAGTCGCCTCCGCGATCACCTCTTCGACACTGACAACCGTCGGCGTATTCGGTCCGATCGGGTTTGTAAGCGGGGTGGTCGGAGAAGTGTTCCGTCCGTTCGCCATCACGCTTGCCGCAGCCTTGATCTCCTCGCTTTTTGTTGCCTTGACCGTCATTCCGATGCTGTCCAAGCTGATGGTCATGAACAGCCGGAGTATTCCGGAGCACGGCACGGCTCAAGTCAGCAAAATGTCCGCGGCCTATAAATCCATATTGCTGTGGTCGTTGAAGCACCGGGTCAAAACGGTTCTGCTGGCCGGTCTA
The DNA window shown above is from Ferviditalea candida and carries:
- a CDS encoding antibiotic biosynthesis monooxygenase produces the protein MFIAVNTIQVENPEHMAGMFQKLSPQLKQFNGFLGFEVWKAENQLKAISRWQSKEDFERYINSDLFKSHHGGSSGPSMRNQAQVEYFEGESIV
- a CDS encoding efflux RND transporter permease subunit; translation: MVKLTEFSMKNVAAVVIIMILLFAGGIYSAGTLKVESMPDISFPVVLVSTQYPAPPKDVLEQITKPLEKQIATMEGIKNLTSTSNDNYSQIIIELDQGNKPEDVKRDVESLISNVQLPDDAEKPKVMTFGFATEPVYYMAVYGQNGMNQAELDKIYKDVIEPGFNSIKGIDHIDSIGNKETKVEIKLDANALQNYGLTPTQVINAVKANLTSSPAGSVDFNGNTEMVRVTGEFNSIYNLDNMEFTAPSGDTLLLNQIGKVESISESTFFARLDGKPAIAIHLYKTKDANAVEFGNAADKLIKEWKTTLPNIAFHTVYNGATDILESVNGMIREGGLGAILASLMILFFLRNFRMTLIVLISIPLSILITLLLMAPLNISINIMTLGGMAIAVGRVVDDSIVVIENIYSQLLKAQERNESVIKLAVEQVASAITSSTLTTVGVFGPIGFVSGVVGEVFRPFAITLAAALISSLFVALTVIPMLSKLMVMNSRSIPEHGTAQVSKMSAAYKSILLWSLKHRVKTVLLAGLLFVLSFVLIVPNLAVSFMPDSETDKQIMFQIHLPRETSIETMDAQMKQIEALLRDSKDPAGHALFTYVESLVGYDFTGSRSPYKATLFSAVSETANAKETMNAYKEKMLAQLPKNSTVNAQLLSFNEGGSSGTDFSYSLKGDDQLALQEAAGIIEEKMKEFPVLTDVKDSLGDSKMEVEVTVNQNEAKLYGLTVGQVLGAIHDWIKDESLGDIKFDNVLLTTTIGLDSDFKNSIQKIGEIPLSTPTGATIHVQDIAKVRNIEAPVSITREKQQQVVKVAANIDSPDKGGVSQRVSKALDAIPLPVGVSREVAGVTRDINDSFSQMFLAMAASIFIVYLIMVLAFGNASAPFAILFSLPLAAIGGLVGLLVTSQSLNVTSLIGFLMLIGIVVTNAIVLVDRVQQLREQGYSVRDSLIEAGMTRLRPIIMTAGATIFALLPLALGFSKGTLISKGLAVVVIGGLTTSTLLTLVIVPIVYELIQSFKGRIKRLFNRKTSAEANSMMIDRF